The Acipenser ruthenus chromosome 27, fAciRut3.2 maternal haplotype, whole genome shotgun sequence genome includes a window with the following:
- the LOC131701871 gene encoding uncharacterized protein LOC131701871 produces the protein MIRETTVLGLASEAAVQLSGTEEEGHAGIQADNATADKDSPVAVLQLQHGAPVQQGELQELQHQGASVEGLQQHQGPPVQQGALQELMQEQPVEVLQSQEQLVQQGEPVQERGRAGEQDAMFETLCSELLSAISLLNTSMSEILDLKEELLSHTLPGSLLIRLAVATGRLFRSCCDVFTPGSELVRLVRRYSAPWEQSREVLQKLHAHTDRSQGLLSVAVRRLQLLDANSRRTHQQQRVQDWERLFAKLMSSKTVGGRWRFRLDSLKQRDLEGRLLDSRPPHSAPVWPERGGAETQEAADGLTDREEPGSDSDREGRVSDEADSDVDSEHPLLRETVDMGTQTDRGTEDTESQTDRGTEETETQTDRGTEDRQTWTGDPQLHRSLCVGVSAVTGSGSSCESGLWVLVSYGGQQQRMCVSGSGVGPGRKHVRISEGEPAPPAGVSSVAPPSGILRTSPPKQDPAPGAAGEEELRFQEEACSRTLGVSLYRHDDSLIGEGCVSLPQDVPSVRGSVLGSPQCHSVSVPLFSGQAPQLSASLTLSLRWLEEELPRWAHRTTQAWSLAEVLLQATGVDLSELSPEELLQRLQRPALSEACTSPIAWPRQEPQLWDSSTAPVASLLTGPELQDACCSALSPQLGLEQALAHCVRELDQVKEEHSRAIAELKERHRRQVCSLLEREELAGIDPASSPAPQTGLDPDEGSG, from the exons ATGATCAGGGAAACGACAG TTCTAGGGCTAGCGTCTGAAGCTGCTGTGCAACTTTCTGGTACCGAGGAAGAGGGGCATGCTGGGATACAGGCAGACAATGCCACTGCAGACAAG gACTCCCCTGTCGCAGTGTTGCAGCTGCAGCATGGTGCTCCAGTGCAGCAGGGGGAACTACAGGAGCTGCAGCACCAGGGAGCCTCAGTAGAGGGGCTACAGCAGCACCAGGGGCCTCCAGTGCAGCAGGGGGCGCTACAGGAGCTGATGCAGGAGCAGCCGGTGGAAGTGTTGCAGAGTCAGGAGCAGCTGGTCCAGCAGGGGGAGCCAGTGCAGGAGAGGGGGAGGGCTGGAGAGCAGGACGCTATGTTTGAGACACTCTGCTCTGAGCTGCTCTCCGCGATCAGCCTTCTCAACACCAGCATGAGCGAG ATCCTGGACTTGAAGGAGGAGTTGTTAAGCCACACCCTCCCTGGCAGCCTCCTCATCCGATTGGCTGTCGCCACCGGGCGGCTGTTCCGCAG ttgcTGTGATGTGTTCACCCCGGGCTCAGAGCTGGTAAGGCTAGTTCGCCGCTACAGCGCCCCCTGGGAGCAGAGCAGAGAGGTCCTCCAGAAACTGCACGCTCACACAGACAG gagtCAGGGTTTGCTCTCAGTGGCTGTGCGCAGACTCCAGTTACTCGACGCCAAT tcTCGCAGGACTCATCAGCAGCAGCGAGTTCAGGACTGGGAGCGTCTCTTTGCCAAGCTCATG AGCTCCAAAACGGTTGGGGGTAGGTGGAGGTTTCGTTTGGACAGCCTGAAGCAGAGAGACCTGGAGGG TCGGCTTCTGGACTCCAGGCCTCCTCACAGTGCCCCTGTGTGGCCAGAGAGGGGCGGTGCAGAGACACAGGAAGCAGCAGACGGTCtaacagacagagag GAGCCTGGCTCAGACAGTGACAGGGAGGGTCGCGTGTCGGACGAGGcg GACTCGGATGTGGACTCAGAGCACCCCCTGCTCAGGGAGACAGTGGACATggggacacagacagacagggggacAGAGGACACAGAGtcgcagacagacagagggacagaggaGACGGAgacgcagacagacagagggacagaagacagacagacctggACCGGGGACCCCCAGCTTCACAG GTCCCTGTGTGTGGGAGTCAGTGCAGTGACTGGTTCTGGTTCCAGTTGTGAGTCTGGCCTCTGGGTTCTCGTCTCGTATGGCGGGCAGCAGCAGCGGATGTGTGTCTCTGGTTCTGGTGTCGGACCGGGTCGGAAACACGTGCGGATCTCAGAGGGAGAGCCTG CCCCCCCCGCGGGGGTCTCATCAGTTGCCCCCCCCTCTGGAATCCTGAGGACATCCCCTCCAAAACAAGACCCCGCCCCCGGAGCAGCTGG ggaggaggAGCTGAGATTCCAAGAGGAGGCGTGTTCAAGAACCCTGGGCGTGTCACTGTATCGCCATGACGACAGTCTGATAGGGGAGGGGTGTGTCAGCCTCCCTcag GACGTCCCCTCAGTGCGGGGCTCTGTTTTGGGGAGCCCGCAGTGTCACAGTGTGTCTGTACCCCTCTTCTCTGGCCAGGCTCCGCAGCTCTCAGCGTCCCTGACCCTCAGCCTACGCTGGCTGGAGGAGGAGCTGCCTCGCTGGGCTCACCGCACTACTCAAGCCTGGAGTCTGGCGGAGGTGTTGCTGCAGGCCACAG GGGTGGATCTCAGTGAGCTGAGCCCTGAGGAGCTGCTGCAGCGTCTACAGAGGCCTGCGCTGAGTGAAGCCTGCACCTCGCCTATTGCCTGGCCCAGGCAGGAGCCCCAGCTTTGGGACAGCAGCACTGCCCCTGTGGCCTCCCTGCTGACGGGACCGGAGCTCCAGGATGCCTGCTGCTCAGCCCTCTCCCCCCAGCTAGGG CTGGAGCAGGCACTGGCTCACTGTGTCAGGGAGCTGGATCAGGTTAAAGAAGAGCACAGCCGGGCGATCGCAGAACTGAAGGAGAGACATCG GAGACAGGTGTGCAGTCTGCTGGAGAGGGAGGAGCTCGCTGGGATAGATCCCGCCTCCAGCCCCGCCCCTCAGACAG GTTTGGACCCGGATGAAGGTTCTGGATAA